The window GGGACCCCGTCAGCGTCGGAATCGGCGCCGACTTCCTCGTCGGCGTCGGGCGAATGAGACATGTAACGGGTTTCGGTCCCGTTGCCGTTTAAGAGTTGTCAAACGGTGGAACCGCCGCTCCCACGCGTCACGGGTTGCTGGCTGCTCAGACGGTCGATTCCGGTCACATCTACTCGCCCGCGGTGGGGTCCGGGGCATCGAAACGCCTAATCATCGGCCGACCGGACTTCGGATATGCGCCTGTTCCGGTCGAGCGGGGTCATCGGCATCGCCGAGGACGCCCTCGAGTTCGCGCTCGAGGCCTCCGAGGACGCCCACCCAAACGAGTACATGGGCTTCCTCCGGGGCGAGGACGCCTCGCGGCTGGGCCTCGACCGGGACGGCACCGTCATCACGGACGTGCTCGTGATTCCGGGGACGGAGTCGAACCCGACGAGCGCCACCGTCCAGGAGTACATGGTCCCGAACAGCATCAAGTCCGCCGGCTCCGTCCACTCCCACCCGAACGGCGTCCTCAAGCCCTCCGACGCCGACCTGATGACCTTCGGCAAGGGGAAGGTCCACATCATCATCGGCTACCCGTACGGCCGCCACGACTGGCAGGCGTTCGACCGCGAGGGCGAGCCCCGCGACCTGGAGGTGCTCGACGTCGACCTGCCCGACGACGAGTTCTTCGATTTCACCCAGGCGGATATCGACGAGGAACTCCGGAACGAGGCCGACGAGCGCGACACCCGATTCGACGGGGGGGATGGCTGGTGAGTGGCGAGGAGCGTGACATCGTGGACGCGTCCCAGTACGAGCGCGTGGTCGCGCAGGGAACCTTCGACGTGCTCCACCCGGGCCACCTTCACTACCTCCGCGAGGCCGCCTCGCTGGGCGACGAGGTCCACGTCATCATCGCGCGCTCGGAGAACGTGACCCACAAGGAACCGCCCGTCCTCGCCGACCAACAGCGCCGGGAGATGGTCGACGCACTCGACCCTGTGACCGAGGCGCATCTGGGCCACCTGGAGGACTTCTTCATCCCCATCGAGCGCATCGACCCGGACTGTATCCTGCTGGGCCACGACCAGCACCACGACGCCGACGGGGTGCGCGGGGCGCTGGACGGTCGGGGGCTGGACTGCGACGTGCGACGCGCGAGTGGACGGGAGCCACGGTTCGAGGGCGAGTTGCTGTCGACAGGGCGCATCTTCGACCGCATCTGCGAGGAGCGGTGCTAGAGGTAGTCTGGAAGTCAATTTCTGGAGAAAGACGCACACTCGGTTATTATGGTGGTATTATAATATCAAAATGGTCTCTTAAAGGTATATACTCGATGCTGGGAGTTTGAGTGCCGTGAGTGGCTGGGGTGGCCAGCGGCGAAGCCTCCCCCGAAGCCCTCGCGCTCTCGACCGGTTGCGACTCGCTGCGCTCCTCGCTCCCGTTGGTCGCTGCGGTGCTTGCGTCGTCTCACCGGGTCGAGAGCGCTCGCCCTCCGAGTCCGCCAGGGACTGCAGTTTGTCAGTCGGCAGTCGTGGACCTCACGCCTCCCCACCCGCTTGCGCTTCTCGGCCTCGCTTCGCTCGGCTCCGGTGCTCGTCCCTCGCGCGCTGGCGGCGGCCGGCCCTGCGGGCACGGCCGCCAGCGCGCGCCCACTGGACTGACAAGGGAATGGTGTCCGCGTGGATGACTCTCGCCTTGTCGTCCGGTGTCGGAGACTCGAGAACGGCGTGGCGTCCGTTACTCCTCGTCCTCGTCCGCGTCCTCGCCGGTGTCGAGCAGCCCGTGCTCGTCCAGATGCGACTCGACCTGCGCGTCGTCGAGGTCCTCGTACTCGGCAGTGTCGGACGGGATGACGGCGACGCCGATGCCCTCCGGCGTCAGTTTGCCGTCGTTGACCGACGCGAGCGCACCCAGCGCCAGCCCGATGCCGGTGTCCAGATCCGCGGACTCGTCGTAGTTCTCCTCGAGGTAGTCCTCGATCTCGCCGCGGTCCGCGCCGATGGCGAGGGCCTGCCACTCGTAGGGGGTGCCGGAGGGGTCCGTCTCGAAGAGGCGGGGCTCGCCGTCCTCGACGCCGCCGACGATGAGCGCGACGCCGAACGGGCGGGCGCCGCCAACCTGCGTGTACTGCTGGATGAAGTCCGTGACCTCCTTGGTGAGGGTCTCGACGCCGATGGGCTCGCCGTAGCGGAGCTGGTTGACCTGCGCCTGCCGGCGGGCCATGTCGATGAGCTGGCGGGCGTCGGCGACGTGGCCCGCGGAGGCGATACCGATGTGGTCGTCGGCCTTGTGGAGCTTCTCGACGGAGTTGCGCTCCATCAGCGGCGAGCGGATGCGCTTGTCGACGGCGAGGACGACGCCGCCCTCCGTCCGGACACCGATGCTGGCCGTACCGCGCTTCACTGCCTCGCGGGCGTACTCGACCTGGTAGAGCCGGCCGTCCGGCGAGAAGATGGTGATACCGCGGTCGTACGCCTGCTGTTGTGATTGTCCCTGCATGTTCTGTGTGGTGTGTCGTTGTGGGGTGTCTCGGCTCCGTGGTCGGTACCGGGAGATGTCGCGCGTCGTCAGCCGTCGGAGCCCTGGTAGTCGAGTTCCGTCGCGCCAGCGTGCCCGTCCGCCAGTTCGACGTCCACCCGTCGGCCACGGGTCCACGCCCGGCGGTCGGCCCCCGCGAACGCGACCGTTCGGTCCCCTGTTCCTGCTCGCGGCCGATTCAAATACTTTTCCTCACTGGCTCGCACGGTCCCGCTGACACCGCGGACGCGCGTCCGGACCGGCGCCCCCTCGACGGCGTCGAGACAGGCGACCACGGCCCGGCCGCGCTGGACCTCCTCGCGCCGGACGCGCACGATTGCGGTCGCCTCCGCACCGCCGTCCCGGCCGTCCCGGCCGTCCCTCCGTCCGGGCGATGCCTCGTTCCCCTCGCGCTCGAACCGGACGACCGACAGGTCGGCGTCGGCGCTCCCCGGGTCGCCGAGCAGGTTGCCCGCGGCGTACCAGATGGCCCGCTGGAGCCCTTCGCGGCCGAACGTGGCGTCCGGGCCCGACTCCAGCTCGACCGCAAGGTAGCGCCAGCGCGGGCGGAGGTGTTTCGGGAGGTGCTTCACGGTCGACTCAGTCCTCGTTCATCCCGACGGGTTCGTCCGAGAACCCCTCGTCGGCGGCCGCGTCGGTCTCCAGGCGGTCGGCGACGAGGACGCCCACCTGCTCGTGGACCAGCTCGACGGCCGTGACGGCGTAGCCCGCATCGGTGAACGCGTCACACAGCACTCCGACGGTGGCCGGGTCGTCGACCTCCGGGCTGTAGAACGGCTCCTCGGGGTCCGGCTCGCCGAAGAACATCACGTCCCCGAGGACGATACGGCGGGGGGCCAGGTCGGCGACGAGGTCGATTGCCTCGCGCTTCTCCGCGTCCGAGAGGTGGTGCATCGCGAAGTTCGAGACGACCACGTCGACGGGTCCCTCGTACCCCGGTTCGCGGAAGGTACCGTTGCCGAAGTTGACGTTGTCCGCGCCCTGCTCGTCGGCCTTCTCGCGTGCCTTCGCCAGCATCCCGTCGCTGATGTCGCGGCCGACGACCCGGCCGGCGTCGCCCGCGAGCGCGAG of the Haloglomus salinum genome contains:
- the psmA gene encoding archaeal proteasome endopeptidase complex subunit alpha, whose amino-acid sequence is MQGQSQQQAYDRGITIFSPDGRLYQVEYAREAVKRGTASIGVRTEGGVVLAVDKRIRSPLMERNSVEKLHKADDHIGIASAGHVADARQLIDMARRQAQVNQLRYGEPIGVETLTKEVTDFIQQYTQVGGARPFGVALIVGGVEDGEPRLFETDPSGTPYEWQALAIGADRGEIEDYLEENYDESADLDTGIGLALGALASVNDGKLTPEGIGVAVIPSDTAEYEDLDDAQVESHLDEHGLLDTGEDADEDEE
- a CDS encoding FAD synthase; the protein is MSGEERDIVDASQYERVVAQGTFDVLHPGHLHYLREAASLGDEVHVIIARSENVTHKEPPVLADQQRREMVDALDPVTEAHLGHLEDFFIPIERIDPDCILLGHDQHHDADGVRGALDGRGLDCDVRRASGREPRFEGELLSTGRIFDRICEERC
- a CDS encoding Mov34/MPN/PAD-1 family protein; amino-acid sequence: MRLFRSSGVIGIAEDALEFALEASEDAHPNEYMGFLRGEDASRLGLDRDGTVITDVLVIPGTESNPTSATVQEYMVPNSIKSAGSVHSHPNGVLKPSDADLMTFGKGKVHIIIGYPYGRHDWQAFDREGEPRDLEVLDVDLPDDEFFDFTQADIDEELRNEADERDTRFDGGDGW
- a CDS encoding Rpp14/Pop5 family protein; its protein translation is MKHLPKHLRPRWRYLAVELESGPDATFGREGLQRAIWYAAGNLLGDPGSADADLSVVRFEREGNEASPGRRDGRDGRDGGAEATAIVRVRREEVQRGRAVVACLDAVEGAPVRTRVRGVSGTVRASEEKYLNRPRAGTGDRTVAFAGADRRAWTRGRRVDVELADGHAGATELDYQGSDG
- a CDS encoding class I SAM-dependent methyltransferase; the encoded protein is MKKSIDEHAARFDEAADSYDADKSAEYEACAGLVVEHARGTAESAMRPARPLRPDDVVLDLGTGTGAIALALAGDAGRVVGRDISDGMLAKAREKADEQGADNVNFGNGTFREPGYEGPVDVVVSNFAMHHLSDAEKREAIDLVADLAPRRIVLGDVMFFGEPDPEEPFYSPEVDDPATVGVLCDAFTDAGYAVTAVELVHEQVGVLVADRLETDAAADEGFSDEPVGMNED